The nucleotide window ACGCCCTTGTCTAGGGAAGCGTCAGCGACCAAGCGGTTGGTCCAGGGCAGGGAGACTTGGATGCGAAGGTCGTTGCGCCCCGCGCGGACGAACGGCGTGAGATCGACCTCGTGTGGAGGCAGCCACGTTTTACCCACGGCGGCGCCATTAAGCCAGACTTGTGTGGTGGCGCGGAGGTGGCCCAGTTGAAGGCGAACGCGCTTTCCGGTGTGATCCAACGGGATGTCGAATGAATTCTGATAGTCTGCATGCCCATGTGCGAAGCGGAGTCTGGTGTCCTGCAACTCCGTGAGGGAGCGAAGCGTCTGCAGATCCGTACGATGGCCACCTTCCACTTCCACCACCCAGCCTTGGGGAATCGGAATCCGTTCAACAGTGGAATTGGCCGAAGCGTAGGCTGCCTTTGCCGCTCGGCTGTCCTCCGTCTTTGGGAAAACGACAAAGGTCGAGTGCATTGGCTCAAGGTGGAGCCGCACCTTTCCTGGTCCCAATATCCTCGACTCTGGGAGGTTGGTCACTGCGCCAGTCATGGGGTCCCAGAGTTCCGGCCTGGAGGAGTGGTTGCGGAACGTGACGGCGGTTTCGATCGCCGCCGTGTTCGAAACATTGGCCACGAAGTAAATCTCGCGATCCTTGGAAGAGCGATGCGCGTAGACCAAGTCGGTCACCGTTTCGTCGCCGACGGAGAAATCACGTTGAATCCCATTCTCGACAAGGGCTGCAGCAAGCTTTTCCCGAGGTATGAGCGCGCCTGTCGTGTGGTGCGGACGAGAGAGTGTGCGAAGGATTGCCTTCGCCTTATCTTGCAAGCCTTGCTGCCGGGCTCCAATCAGGCGGACCGGAGCCTCTCCCACGACGGGGAACCCTTTTTCGAGCCAACCAACAAGTTGTTCGGCGAGAGCGAAACTCAGGGAGTCGGTGGCGGGCAGGACCAGCGCGCGATACCGGGCGCCTGAACTCAAGACCAGCTCCTTCCCGTCGCAGGTTGCTGCCAGGAGCGAGTCCCTCCCAACAAAATCGAAGTCCCAACCCGCAGGCGGGGCTGCGTCGCCGTACCGTTGCACGTTTTGGCCTGTGGGCGAATCGTCAGGGCGTGCGTAGGCTAGGTCGTTGACAGACCGGCCTTCGCGGAGGAGCAACTGGCATCGGCTCAAGTAGTCCACCCACGGACGAATGTGCGGCCACCAGGACTCATGGCGATTGAAGTGGGTACCGAATTGTCCGAGAGAAAACCCGGGCCTTGCGTGGTCGAATGGTTGGTGAACGTAGGAATGTAACACGACCTGGTTCAACCCGCGCGCAAAGGCGCGATCACCGCTCGTTTTCAGGTCCATTGGCGCCTCGCGGTAGGATGCCGATCCGCCGCCAGCTGTGAACGACTCGGCCGCCACCAATGGCCGGCTCAGGACGTGTGCGACAGAGCTCATCTCCTTCACATTCCAAAGCTGTTTGTCGCCGAGCCAGAATTCACCCATAGGCACGCCTGCCTCGGCGCCGGCTGCGCTGTGATCAAAGGGTCCTCCGTAAGGTTCGGCATAGGCGAGCACTCCGCGCTTCTCCATCTCTTCGCGGAACACGCCAAAGGTGGCCCGGGTGACCTCGGTCGAGATAAATTGTCGAAACTCCCAGAAGAAATCGCGGGTCGCATCCGCGGACTTCACTGAGCGGCCGGTGAATGCCGGCAACCAGCTCTTCAAATCATAGCCACAGTGATTTCTGAACCGTTGGGGCAGGTCCTTCGTCCAATTCTGAGACCCGGATTCCCAACTATCAATGAGCGCCATTGAGATCTTCGCTCCTGGAGAAACAAAGTCGGCCCCGAGGCTTGCCGAGATCACGCGCCTAACTGCTTCCGGGTCCATCTTGTCCACCTCCCAACCGGTGCCCTCTGGCTGCGCGGGATGATTCATCTTGTTGGTTCCCGTGGCACCGAAACGGGTGATGACCCATTTTCTGGATGGCACCTGCCAGTCGAGTACCCCGTCCTTTTGCAGGCGGGCTGTGAGGTCGAGGATCTGAGACGGATCAATTGAATCCACCCGGTGAGTGCCCGCGGTGGGATCGGCTGGCTGGGTGGGCCCCCACCCAATGGAGAGGCTTTGGCCTGTCCAATCCTCGAGGCGCCCTGATGCCTTCAATGAAACCTCGCAAATGGTCGACGGATTCACGTGGTCGAACGGATCGCTGAAGGTAAGGCGAAAGTGGCGCGCGTGTATCGGCTGGAGGGATACAGCGGTGATGGCTGGATTTCCGTGCGTACCTGAAAGAGTAAAGGAACGCACCATTTTCCAGGTGCCGTCCGGTGCCTGCGCCTCGAGCGTCGCCTTGGGTTCCTTGGGCCAGCCTGCGGGCGGGATTGTGACCTCGAGGCACGCTGGCGTGAAGGGGTCGGGAAACTCCAGGTCGATCACGAATGGCTGTTGGGCGCTGGGTTCGGGAATACGGCAGGAAGTGGTGTCGTCCCCGTCGAACCAAAGCTCGGTCTGCAACCCGCTGCCGGCATTGACCGTGACGCGTGCCGGTCGGCGCAACCGATCCTGCCACTCGGCCTCGGTCGCGGGCCAGGCGAGCACGGCAATGTCCTCGTAGTAGCCTGCGACTTTGGGCGCCGGGGGAACGAAAACGTGGCTTCGCCCCCCTTCCACCCACGTTTCGCGGTACACGACGCGCTTCATTGCGTCCTCAGGCGCCACCCAGGGACCGCCCAAGGTCGCCCAGCCCGGGCACACCTGAACGCCCACCTGGAAGCCCATTTCCGTCGCCCGTCGCAGGGCGTAATCCCGGGTCTCGCGCCAGGCTTCGGTGCCGAATCTCAGGGGGCCCGGCGCCGCCATGGTGACGTCGAACAAGTGAAAGCCGGCGATTCCTGCTGCCTGCATCGCCTCAAGGTCGCGATCAATCCCTTCCTTTGTCACATTGCCGTTCAACCAATGCCACCACACCAGCGGGCGATGAGTCGGTCCGGGTGAAGCGAATTGCTCGCTGAGGGAATCGGTGCCTTCAGCGGGTGTATGCGATGCAAGGCAAGTGACGATGGCGAGTGCTGCAAGCAGTCGCTTGGAGGTAGGGGCGATACGCATGGGGGTTGTACTGGGGACTGGCCGAATCTATCAGATCAAAACGGCGTCCCGTCAGCCTTGGTGCCACAGAGGTGGACTTCAACCCCCAAGAGCCCGGCGAGTGCCGCTTTTGTATAAAGGGCGAGATCCGCAGATTCGGCATCGTGGGCATAGGCAACCTGGATGTGGTTTGCCTTGTGCCGAGCCATCATCTGGTCGCGGGTGACGCCGTACGTCACCGCATGCATGATCGGCCACTGCGGTGTGGTTTCTTGCCACCGCCGCGCGGTCTCCTCGGCAGGGAGAGCCACGACTTTCGCCCGGCCCAGGTCCATGTGCAGTTTGCCTCCCTCAACGAACGTGCGACTCCAGATGATTTCGCCCGGCTTCGCGATGCCGCGCACCGTGCCGCCACCGAGTCTGAAGTACATCGGCGGCTGGCGCAGAGAATCCGTTCCGGAGTACCCGCCCACGTGATGCGCCGGTGGGGCGCTGCCTGAGATGAGGAAGACCCACACATACTCGTTCGTGGTGCCGCTCTTGTCATGATCGCCCCAGCGCAAGTCGTGAAGGGTGTTCTCCACGGGTTGTCCCAAAGCCTTGTGCACGCGAAACGTGAGAAGTCCATCCACGCCAGCACATTCATCCGCCTCATTAAAGTGGGGAATGGGATCACCTGGGAAGAGGACCTTCCCCTTGGCATCCATGACCGGAGGCCGGTCGGCGTTGTTCAAGAGACCCTCCGCCAGGTCCGAGGCTGGCAGCAGGTCCTTCAATCCTTGCTGGTACTGGATGCCGATCGCGTCGCAGCCAAACTCAGCGGCAATTCGAACCGCGGCGATGTAGGTCCTGCACTGCCAGAAGACCTGGTTGGGCGTGAGCTCGGTCTTCTCATCGGTTCCAAATTGGAAGCGCATCCCCTTTTCGTTGAGCCAACGGAAGACAGCCAAAGCCTCTGCTTCCGTCACTTGGGTTGCCTCGTAGTAGAGGGCGGATTGCGACAAGCGCTCCTTGAAGATCCCAAGAGGCGCTAGCAGTTCGTCTGGGATGATGGCATTGTACATCCCCATGCACCCTTCGTCGAAAACACCGAGGATTGCCTTCTGCCGGTCGAGATCCTTTGCGAGAGTTTCGGCTATTGTGACTGCTTCGGCCGGCACGCGGCAAGAGGTCAACGGCCGGACGTGATCTGTGGGATGTTGCACCGCGCCAGTCGCCAACCACTGCGAGAGACCGTCTTTAAAAAATCGGTCGGAGAAATCGACACTCCAGAGGCTCGAGTACGCCACGCCTGCTTTTGTGAGTGAACCATTCAGGTTCAGCATGCCGACCAGTCCCGGCCACGTCCCGGACCAGTTCGCGACCGTGAGAATAGGTCCGCGATGCGAGTAGAGGCCGGCGAGAACATGATGCGAATACTGCCAGACACTTTCCGCCACGATCACGGGTTGGTCACGCGGTATGCCGGCGAACACATCCATTCCTTCCCGCTGTGACGCGATGAAGCCGTGGCCTTGCTCCTGCTTGAAGGGGTGGGCGCGAATTACCTCGAATCCCGCTGAGCGGATGGCGTTCGTGAGCGTCTGCTCCATTTCGAACTGCGTCTTCCAGCATTGGCGGTTCGCTGATTCACGGAGGTCGCCATTGGCGACGAGGTAAACTTTCTTCGTGTTGTCGTTTCTCTTCATGATTTCTTGGATAACTGTTTCAGACTGCACCGCGGCGCCGCTCGAGCGCCGCACGCATCTCGCTTACTTTCTCGCTTGAGAGTGGATAGAGGAACAGCAAGAGCCAACCGATCAGCAGGCCAACGCCCGGGATGACGGCAAAAGCCAACCGGATTGAAAATACGGCCGACGGGGTTTGATTTCCGCCCAGTGTGGAATCAAAGCCGCTCCACGCGAGGATGAGGCCCGAGACGTACATACTTCCCGACAGGCCGAGTTTCACGGTCCAGGACGCATAGGAGGAGTAAATGCCTTCACGGCGCGTCGAGGTGTGGAGCTCATCGTAATCGACCGTGTCGGCAACCATCGACGGGAGGATGACCCAGACACCTGTCGCAGTCATGCCCTGCAGCCCATAACATATCACAGACCCCCACGGCAACGCGGGTGAGAACATCCACCAACTCAGCAGATAGGAGAGTGCGCCGGTGAAGAGCAGCCATTTCATCGTGCGCTCCTTCCCCAGGCGCCGTGAGATCACGGCGGTCAGCGGCACCCCGAGAAAGCTGCCGAAGA belongs to Opitutaceae bacterium and includes:
- a CDS encoding glycosyl hydrolase → MRIAPTSKRLLAALAIVTCLASHTPAEGTDSLSEQFASPGPTHRPLVWWHWLNGNVTKEGIDRDLEAMQAAGIAGFHLFDVTMAAPGPLRFGTEAWRETRDYALRRATEMGFQVGVQVCPGWATLGGPWVAPEDAMKRVVYRETWVEGGRSHVFVPPAPKVAGYYEDIAVLAWPATEAEWQDRLRRPARVTVNAGSGLQTELWFDGDDTTSCRIPEPSAQQPFVIDLEFPDPFTPACLEVTIPPAGWPKEPKATLEAQAPDGTWKMVRSFTLSGTHGNPAITAVSLQPIHARHFRLTFSDPFDHVNPSTICEVSLKASGRLEDWTGQSLSIGWGPTQPADPTAGTHRVDSIDPSQILDLTARLQKDGVLDWQVPSRKWVITRFGATGTNKMNHPAQPEGTGWEVDKMDPEAVRRVISASLGADFVSPGAKISMALIDSWESGSQNWTKDLPQRFRNHCGYDLKSWLPAFTGRSVKSADATRDFFWEFRQFISTEVTRATFGVFREEMEKRGVLAYAEPYGGPFDHSAAGAEAGVPMGEFWLGDKQLWNVKEMSSVAHVLSRPLVAAESFTAGGGSASYREAPMDLKTSGDRAFARGLNQVVLHSYVHQPFDHARPGFSLGQFGTHFNRHESWWPHIRPWVDYLSRCQLLLREGRSVNDLAYARPDDSPTGQNVQRYGDAAPPAGWDFDFVGRDSLLAATCDGKELVLSSGARYRALVLPATDSLSFALAEQLVGWLEKGFPVVGEAPVRLIGARQQGLQDKAKAILRTLSRPHHTTGALIPREKLAAALVENGIQRDFSVGDETVTDLVYAHRSSKDREIYFVANVSNTAAIETAVTFRNHSSRPELWDPMTGAVTNLPESRILGPGKVRLHLEPMHSTFVVFPKTEDSRAAKAAYASANSTVERIPIPQGWVVEVEGGHRTDLQTLRSLTELQDTRLRFAHGHADYQNSFDIPLDHTGKRVRLQLGHLRATTQVWLNGAAVGKTWLPPHEVDLTPFVRAGRNDLRIQVSLPWTNRLVADASLDKGVTFDAELGYSEIPSWVANPPLAPDGLRRSFSSFPFATETTPLEPAGLNEVPTLLID
- a CDS encoding fucose isomerase: MKRNDNTKKVYLVANGDLRESANRQCWKTQFEMEQTLTNAIRSAGFEVIRAHPFKQEQGHGFIASQREGMDVFAGIPRDQPVIVAESVWQYSHHVLAGLYSHRGPILTVANWSGTWPGLVGMLNLNGSLTKAGVAYSSLWSVDFSDRFFKDGLSQWLATGAVQHPTDHVRPLTSCRVPAEAVTIAETLAKDLDRQKAILGVFDEGCMGMYNAIIPDELLAPLGIFKERLSQSALYYEATQVTEAEALAVFRWLNEKGMRFQFGTDEKTELTPNQVFWQCRTYIAAVRIAAEFGCDAIGIQYQQGLKDLLPASDLAEGLLNNADRPPVMDAKGKVLFPGDPIPHFNEADECAGVDGLLTFRVHKALGQPVENTLHDLRWGDHDKSGTTNEYVWVFLISGSAPPAHHVGGYSGTDSLRQPPMYFRLGGGTVRGIAKPGEIIWSRTFVEGGKLHMDLGRAKVVALPAEETARRWQETTPQWPIMHAVTYGVTRDQMMARHKANHIQVAYAHDAESADLALYTKAALAGLLGVEVHLCGTKADGTPF